The Burkholderia lata genome contains a region encoding:
- a CDS encoding DNA-directed RNA polymerase subunit alpha, giving the protein MQTSLLKPKIIAVESLGENHARVVMEPFERGYGHTLGNALRRVLLSSMVGYAPTEVTIAGVVHEYSTLDGVQEDVVNLLLNLKGVVFKLHNRDEVTVTLRKEGEGVVTAGDIELAHDCEVINPNHVIAHLSKGGKLDVQIKIEKGRGYVPGNVRRYGEDTAKIIGRIVLDASFSPVRRVSYAVESARVEQRTDLDKLVMNIETSGVITPEEAIRQSARILVDQLSVFAALEGTETAAEAPSRAPQIDPILLRPVDDLELTVRSANCLKAENIYYIGDLIQRTENELLKTPNLGRKSLNEIKEVLASRGLTLGMKLENWPPAGLDK; this is encoded by the coding sequence ATGCAAACCAGTTTGCTGAAACCCAAGATCATCGCCGTGGAATCGCTGGGCGAGAACCACGCGAGGGTGGTCATGGAACCGTTCGAACGCGGTTACGGCCATACCTTGGGCAATGCGCTGCGTCGCGTGCTGCTGTCGTCGATGGTTGGCTACGCGCCGACCGAAGTGACGATCGCGGGCGTGGTGCACGAGTACTCGACGCTGGATGGCGTGCAGGAAGACGTCGTCAACCTGCTGCTGAACCTGAAGGGCGTGGTGTTCAAGCTGCATAACCGTGACGAAGTGACGGTTACGCTGCGCAAGGAAGGTGAAGGCGTTGTCACGGCCGGCGATATCGAGCTGGCTCACGACTGCGAAGTCATCAACCCGAATCACGTGATTGCGCACCTGTCGAAGGGCGGCAAGCTCGACGTTCAGATCAAGATCGAGAAGGGTCGCGGCTATGTGCCCGGCAACGTCCGTCGCTACGGCGAAGACACGGCCAAGATCATCGGCCGCATCGTCCTCGACGCATCGTTCTCGCCGGTTCGCCGCGTGAGCTACGCTGTCGAAAGCGCACGTGTCGAGCAGCGTACCGACCTCGACAAGCTCGTGATGAACATCGAGACGAGCGGTGTGATCACGCCGGAAGAAGCGATCCGTCAATCGGCCCGCATCCTGGTCGACCAGCTGTCCGTGTTCGCGGCGCTGGAAGGCACGGAAACGGCAGCCGAAGCGCCGTCGCGTGCACCGCAGATCGATCCGATCCTGCTGCGTCCGGTGGACGATCTCGAGCTGACGGTTCGTTCGGCGAACTGCCTGAAGGCCGAGAACATCTACTACATCGGCGACCTGATCCAGCGCACGGAAAACGAGCTGCTGAAGACGCCGAACCTCGGTCGCAAGTCGCTCAACGAGATCAAGGAAGTGCTCGCTTCGCGCGGTCTCACGCTGGGCATGAAGCTCGAGAACTGGCCGCCGGCTGGTCTCGACAAGTAA
- the rplQ gene encoding 50S ribosomal protein L17 → MRHRHGLRKLNRTSSHRLAMLRNMSNSLIEHEVIKTTLPKAKELRKVVEPLITLGKKPSLANRRLAFNRLRDRDSVAKLFDVLGPRFANRPGGYLRVLKFGFRVGDNAPMALVELLDRPEVDETENVQEAE, encoded by the coding sequence ATGCGCCATCGTCATGGTCTGCGGAAACTGAACCGCACGAGCAGCCACCGTCTGGCTATGCTCCGTAACATGTCCAACTCGCTGATCGAGCACGAAGTCATCAAGACGACGCTGCCGAAGGCGAAGGAACTCCGTAAAGTCGTCGAGCCGCTGATCACGCTCGGCAAGAAGCCGTCGCTGGCAAACCGTCGCCTGGCGTTCAACCGCCTGCGCGATCGTGACTCGGTGGCGAAGCTGTTCGACGTGCTCGGTCCGCGTTTCGCGAACCGTCCGGGCGGCTACCTGCGCGTGCTGAAGTTCGGCTTCCGCGTGGGCGACAACGCACCGATGGCACTGGTCGAGCTGCTCGATCGTCCGGAAGTCGACGAAACGGAAAACGTGCAAGAAGCTGAGTAA
- the rpsM gene encoding 30S ribosomal protein S13 has translation MARIAGVNIPNHQHTEIGLTAIFGVGRTRSRSICVAAGVDFSKKVKDLTDADLEKLREEVGKFVVEGDLRREVTMNIKRLMDLGCYRGVRHRKGLPMRGQRTRTNARTRKGPRRAAQALKK, from the coding sequence ATGGCTCGTATCGCAGGGGTTAACATCCCGAATCACCAGCACACCGAGATCGGCCTGACGGCAATCTTTGGTGTCGGCCGCACCCGTTCGCGCAGCATCTGCGTGGCAGCTGGCGTCGATTTTTCGAAGAAGGTCAAGGACTTGACCGACGCAGACTTGGAAAAGCTGCGTGAAGAAGTGGGCAAGTTTGTCGTCGAAGGCGATCTGCGCCGTGAAGTGACGATGAACATCAAGCGCCTGATGGACCTCGGTTGCTACCGTGGCGTTCGTCATCGCAAGGGCCTGCCGATGCGCGGTCAGCGTACGCGTACGAACGCACGTACTCGCAAGGGTCCGCGTCGTGCAGCGCAAGCGCTGAAGAAGTAA
- the rpsD gene encoding 30S ribosomal protein S4, giving the protein MARYIGPKAKLSRREGTDLFLKSARRSLADKCKLDSKPGQHGRTSGARTSDYGTQLREKQKVKRIYGVLERQFRRYFAEADRRKGNTGENLLQLLESRLDNVVYRMGFGSTRAEARQLVSHKSITVNGVVANVPSQQVKSGDVVAIREKAKKQARIVEALSLAEQGGMPSWVAVDAKKFEGTFKQMPERAEIAGDINESLIVELYSR; this is encoded by the coding sequence GTGGCACGTTATATCGGCCCGAAGGCCAAGCTGTCCCGCCGTGAAGGCACCGACCTGTTCCTGAAGAGCGCACGTCGCTCGCTCGCCGACAAGTGCAAGCTCGACAGCAAGCCGGGTCAGCACGGCCGTACCTCGGGCGCACGTACGTCCGACTACGGTACGCAGCTGCGCGAAAAGCAGAAGGTCAAGCGTATCTACGGCGTGCTGGAACGTCAGTTCCGCCGTTACTTCGCTGAAGCCGACCGCCGCAAGGGCAACACGGGTGAAAACCTGCTGCAACTGCTCGAGTCGCGCCTCGACAACGTCGTGTATCGCATGGGCTTCGGCTCGACCCGCGCTGAAGCGCGTCAGCTGGTGAGCCACAAGTCGATCACCGTGAACGGCGTCGTTGCGAACGTCCCGTCGCAGCAAGTGAAGTCGGGTGACGTCGTCGCGATCCGCGAAAAGGCGAAGAAGCAAGCGCGTATCGTCGAAGCGCTGTCGCTGGCTGAGCAAGGCGGCATGCCGAGCTGGGTTGCAGTCGATGCGAAGAAGTTCGAAGGCACGTTCAAGCAAATGCCGGAACGCGCTGAAATCGCAGGCGACATCAACGAAAGCCTGATCGTCGAATTGTATTCGCGTTAA
- the secY gene encoding preprotein translocase subunit SecY produces MANSPSLAKPGRSTAKFGDLRRRAMFLLLALIVYRIGAHIPVPGIDPDQLAKLFQSQAGGILGMFNMFSGGALSRFTIFALGIMPYISASIIMQLLAIVSPQLEALKKEGQAGQRKITQYTRYFTVVLATFQAFGIAAALENQPGLVTDPGMLFRLTTVVTLVTGTMFLMWLGEQITERGLGNGISIIIFGGIAAGFPNAVGGLFELVRTGSMSIISAIIIVVLIAAVTYLVVFIERGQRKILVNYAKRQVGNKIYGGQSSHLPLKLNMSGVIPPIFASSIILFPATILGWFSTGQPTGSWISNTLHNVAEALKPGQPVYVLLYTLAIVFFCFFYTALVFNSRETADNLKKSGAFVPGIRPGDQTARYIDRILTRLTLAGAIYIVFVCLLPEFLVLRWNVPFYFGGTSLLIIVVVTMDFMAQVQSYVMSQQYESLLKKANFKGGNIPMR; encoded by the coding sequence TTGGCTAACAGCCCGAGTCTTGCAAAACCCGGTCGAAGCACGGCGAAATTCGGCGATCTGCGCCGGCGAGCAATGTTCTTGCTCCTGGCGCTGATCGTCTATCGCATCGGCGCGCACATTCCCGTGCCGGGCATCGATCCGGATCAACTGGCAAAGCTGTTCCAGAGCCAGGCGGGCGGCATCCTGGGCATGTTCAACATGTTCTCGGGTGGCGCGCTTTCCCGCTTCACGATCTTTGCGCTGGGGATCATGCCGTACATCTCGGCGTCGATCATCATGCAGTTGCTGGCGATCGTATCGCCGCAGCTCGAGGCGCTGAAGAAGGAAGGGCAGGCAGGGCAACGGAAGATCACGCAGTACACGCGGTATTTCACCGTGGTGCTCGCGACCTTCCAGGCGTTCGGTATCGCGGCTGCGCTGGAAAACCAGCCGGGCCTCGTCACTGACCCCGGCATGCTGTTCCGTCTGACGACGGTCGTGACGCTGGTTACGGGCACGATGTTCCTGATGTGGCTCGGCGAGCAAATTACCGAGCGTGGTCTGGGCAACGGTATCTCGATCATCATCTTCGGCGGGATCGCAGCAGGGTTCCCGAATGCCGTCGGTGGGTTGTTCGAGCTGGTGCGTACGGGTTCGATGAGCATCATTTCGGCGATCATCATCGTCGTTCTGATTGCCGCGGTGACTTACCTGGTCGTGTTCATCGAACGCGGTCAGCGCAAGATCCTCGTGAACTACGCGAAGCGCCAGGTCGGCAACAAGATCTACGGTGGGCAGTCGTCGCATCTGCCGCTGAAGCTGAACATGTCGGGTGTGATTCCGCCGATCTTCGCATCGTCGATCATTCTGTTCCCGGCAACGATTCTCGGCTGGTTCAGTACCGGTCAGCCGACGGGAAGCTGGATTTCCAATACGTTGCATAACGTTGCGGAAGCGCTGAAGCCGGGCCAGCCGGTCTATGTGCTGCTGTACACGCTGGCGATCGTGTTTTTCTGCTTCTTCTACACCGCACTGGTGTTCAACAGCAGGGAAACCGCGGACAACCTGAAGAAGAGCGGCGCGTTTGTTCCGGGCATCCGTCCGGGCGATCAGACCGCACGATATATCGACCGCATCCTCACGCGTCTGACGCTGGCCGGTGCGATCTACATCGTCTTCGTGTGTCTGCTGCCGGAGTTTCTGGTGCTGCGCTGGAACGTGCCGTTTTATTTTGGTGGAACGTCGCTGCTGATCATTGTCGTCGTCACGATGGACTTTATGGCGCAGGTGCAGTCGTACGTTATGTCGCAACAGTATGAGTCACTGCTCAAGAAGGCGAACTTCAAGGGCGGCAACATCCCGATGCGTTAA
- the rpsK gene encoding 30S ribosomal protein S11: MAKASNTAAQRVRKKVKKNVAEGVVHVHASFNNTIITITDRQGNALAWATSGGQGFKGSRKSTPFAAQVAAESAGRVAMEYGVKNLEVRIKGPGPGRESAVRALHGLGIKITAISDVTPIPHNGCRPPKRRRI; encoded by the coding sequence ATGGCTAAGGCTTCGAACACCGCGGCGCAACGCGTTCGCAAGAAGGTTAAGAAGAACGTCGCTGAAGGCGTGGTTCACGTTCACGCGTCGTTCAACAACACGATCATCACGATCACCGATCGCCAAGGCAATGCACTGGCATGGGCGACGTCGGGCGGTCAGGGCTTCAAGGGCTCGCGCAAATCGACGCCGTTCGCTGCCCAGGTCGCAGCCGAGTCGGCTGGCCGCGTCGCGATGGAATACGGCGTGAAGAATCTGGAAGTGCGGATCAAGGGCCCGGGCCCGGGTCGTGAGTCGGCAGTGCGCGCACTGCACGGCCTCGGCATCAAGATCACCGCGATTTCGGACGTCACCCCGATTCCGCACAACGGCTGCCGTCCGCCGAAGCGTCGTCGTATCTAA
- the infA gene encoding translation initiation factor IF-1: MAKDDVIQMQGEVIENLPNATFRVKLENGHVVLGHISGKMRMHYIRILPGDKVTVELTPYDLSRARIVFRAK; this comes from the coding sequence ATGGCCAAAGACGATGTAATCCAGATGCAGGGTGAGGTGATCGAAAACCTCCCGAATGCGACCTTCCGTGTGAAGCTGGAAAACGGCCATGTCGTGTTGGGTCATATTTCCGGGAAGATGCGGATGCACTACATCCGCATCCTGCCTGGCGACAAGGTGACGGTTGAGTTGACGCCTTACGATCTGTCTCGTGCGCGGATCGTGTTCCGGGCGAAGTGA
- the rpmJ gene encoding 50S ribosomal protein L36 translates to MKVMASVKRICRNCKIIKRKGVVRVICSSDPRHKQRQG, encoded by the coding sequence ATGAAAGTGATGGCATCGGTTAAGCGCATTTGCCGCAATTGCAAGATCATCAAGCGCAAGGGCGTCGTTCGCGTGATCTGCAGCTCGGATCCGCGCCACAAGCAGCGCCAAGGCTGA